One Calonectris borealis chromosome 15, bCalBor7.hap1.2, whole genome shotgun sequence DNA segment encodes these proteins:
- the ARSI gene encoding arylsulfatase I — MAVYALTGFSLVSLLSFGYLSWDWMKPSLVADVATDPMEKSLPPAFARPPHIIFILTDDQGYHDVGYHGSDIQTPTLDRLAAEGVKLENYYIQPICTPSRSQLITGRYQIHTGLQHSIIRPRQPNCLPLDQVTLPQKLQEAGYSTHMVGKWHLGFYKKECLPTRRGFNTFLGSLTGNVDYYTYDNCDGPGICGYDLHEGEDVAWDQSGKYSTFLYAQRVSKILASHSPKEPIFIYVAFQAVHTPLQSPKEYIYRYRSMGNVARRKYAAMVTCMDEAVKNITWALKKYGYYDNSVIVFSTDNGGQTFSGGSNWPLRGRKGTYWEGGVRGIGFVHSPLIKHKRRTSWALVHITDWYPTLVSLGRGNLSNVPGLDGYNVWPAISEGKESPRTEILHNIDPLYNHAKYGSLEDGFGIWNTAVQASIRVGEWKLLTGDPGYSDWIPPQTLTNFPGSWWNLERLTDGLRKSVWLFNITADPYERYDLSDQRPDVVRTLLMRLVHYNRTAIPVRYPAENPRAHPDFNGGAWGPWASEDDVEEWEGGGEPLKSRNKKKKCKICKLRSFFRKLNTRLMSNRI; from the exons ATGGCTGTCTATGCCCTCACTGGCTTCTCGCTTGTCAGCCTGCTTAGCTTTGGCTATTTATCCTGGGACTGGATGAAGCCCAGTTTGGTGGCCGATGTGGCCACGGACCCCATGGAGAAATCACTGCCTCCTGCCTTCGCCAGGCCACCCCACATCATCTTCATTCTGACCGATGACCAAGGCTACCATGACGTCGGGTATCACGGCTCAGATATCCAGACGCCAACGCTGGACAGGCTGGCAGCGGAGGGTGTTAAGCTGGAGAACTACTACATCCAGCCCATCTGCACCCCATCCCGGAGCCAGCTGATAACCGGCAG GTACCAGATCCACACAGGGCTGCAGCACTCCATCATCCGCCCTCGGCAGCCCAACTGCCTGCCCCTTGACCAGGTCACCCTGCCCCAGAAGCTACAGGAAGCCGGCTACTCCACGCACATGGTGGGCAAGTGGCACCTTGGCTTCTACAAGAAGGAATGCCTGCCCACCCGCCGGGGCTTTAACACCTTCCTGGGCTCCCTGACGGGCAATGTGGACTACTACACCTACGACAACTGCGATGGGCCAGGCATCTGTGGCTATGACCTGCACGAAGGGGAGGATGTGGCTTGGGACCAGAGTGGAAAGTACTCCACTTTCCTCTATGCCCAACGCGTCAGCAAGATCCTGGCGTCCCACAGTCCCAAGGAGCCCATCTTCATCTACGTGGCCTTCCAAGCAGTCCACACGCCTCTGCAGTCGCCCAAGGAGTACATCTACCGCTACCGCTCCATGGGCAACGTCGCTCGCCGCAAGTATGCCGCCATGGTGACGTGCATGGACGAGGCAGTGAAGAACATCACCTGGGCCCTCAAGAAGTATGGTTATTACGACAACAGCGTGATCGTGTTCTCCACCGACAACGGCGGGCAGACCTTCTCTGGGGGAAGCAACTGGCCACTACGGGGCCGCAAAGGGACATACTGGGAAGGGGGAGTCCGTGGCATTGGTTTTGTCCACAGTCCCCTGATCAAGCACAAGCGCCGGACCAGCTGGGCGCTGGTTCACATAACGGACTGGTACCCGACTCTGGTCAGCCTGGGCAGGGGCAACCTGAGCAACGTCCCAGGCCTGGATGGCTACAACGTCTGGCCTGCCATCAGTGAGGGCAAGGAGTCGCCGCGAACTGAAATCTTGCACAACATTGACCCCCTGTACAACCACGCCAAGTATGGCTCCTTGGAGGACGGCTTTGGCATCTGGAACACGGCCGTGCAAGCCTCCATCCGGGTCGGGGAGTGGAAGCTCCTCACCGGTGACCCGGGGTACAGTGACTGGATCCCCCCGCAGACCCTGACCAACTTCCCAGGGAGCTGGTGGAACCTGGAGCGTCTCACTGATGGCCTGAGGAAGTCCGTGTGGCTCTTCAACATCACTGCCGACCCCTACGAGCGCTATGACCTCTCAGACCAGCGCCCAGATGTGGTCAGAACCCTCCTGATGAGGTTGGTGCATTACAACCGGACAGCCATTCCGGTGCGATACCCTGCGGAGAACCCCCGGGCTCACCCGGATTTCAATGGCGGCGCCTGGGGACCTTGGGCCAGCGAGGACGATGTGGAGGAGTGGGAAGGTGGTGGGGAGCCCCTGAAGAGTaggaacaagaagaagaaatgcaAGATCTGCAAGTTGCGCTCCTTCTTCCGCAAGCTGAACACCAGGCTCATGTCCAACCGCATCTGA